A region of Deltaproteobacteria bacterium DNA encodes the following proteins:
- a CDS encoding cytochrome C: protein MKNKSAIKIINTFFLSAIIVIAYAAVAMAAETATLQNTDCIKCHKKEPATVERNGGLHKTAVGCLDCHTEHPPLGTKTIPQCAMCHTGKLHYELDNCFSCHSDPHQPLALQLDDNITSACLTCHSEQGIELKEYPSKHTEVACTLCHTFHGEIPDCSNCHEPHAQGQATKDCLVCHPVHTPLIIQYPNETPRAYCTPCHEDIGELMNKTTTKHKTFTCAFCHRVVHPVVPQCETCHGKPHSAAQHKAMPNCLNCHLDAHNLVK from the coding sequence ATGAAAAACAAATCTGCCATAAAGATTATAAATACTTTCTTTTTGTCCGCAATAATTGTGATCGCATATGCCGCTGTCGCCATGGCGGCGGAGACGGCAACCCTTCAGAATACTGACTGTATAAAGTGCCACAAAAAGGAGCCCGCCACTGTGGAACGGAACGGCGGTCTCCACAAGACGGCCGTAGGGTGTCTTGATTGCCACACTGAACACCCGCCCCTGGGGACAAAAACAATTCCGCAATGTGCCATGTGCCACACGGGAAAACTGCACTACGAATTAGATAACTGTTTTTCCTGCCATTCCGATCCCCACCAACCTTTGGCATTACAGCTCGACGACAATATCACTTCAGCCTGTCTGACCTGTCATTCAGAACAGGGCATAGAACTTAAGGAATATCCAAGTAAACACACAGAAGTCGCCTGCACTTTATGCCATACTTTTCACGGAGAGATTCCCGACTGCTCCAATTGTCATGAGCCGCACGCACAAGGCCAGGCAACAAAGGACTGCCTCGTATGCCATCCGGTCCACACGCCGTTGATAATTCAATATCCAAACGAGACCCCGAGGGCTTACTGCACGCCGTGTCACGAGGATATAGGCGAGCTCATGAACAAGACCACCACCAAACACAAGACCTTCACCTGTGCATTTTGTCACAGGGTAGTCCATCCTGTTGTCCCGCAGTGCGAAACATGCCACGGCAAACCGCACTCGGCCGCACAGCACAAGGCGATGCCGAATTGCCTGAATTGCCATTTAGATGCGCACAATCTTGTTAAATAA